TCTTTGACTTTTCTGAAAAGACCCACATAACGGAATTCCCCGATGGCACGTAGATAAAATATAGCTGTGATTCCCAGATCCGCATAATGGATATAATCTCGGGAAATGTATTCATCAAAAATTCCCAAGTTCCCTAAAGTTACTAGTGCAAATAAAAATAGTCCGGCTGCTACGATGACGGTGGCAAAAACGCCCGGCAAAAAAAGTTTTTCGCCTTTAAAATTTGCAGGAATAGCGGAATGGCTTCCCCATTTCCCGCCTAATGCCCAGTAAATATGAATTCCTGAAATTGCGAAAAAGATAAGTGAATTTACCAACACTAAAATTGCGATCATGTCTCAAAGTCATCGTTTTTCTAACGATCGTCAATTCTTATCCAACCTCGAATTGTAAGGAAAGCCCTTGAAAAAGGGAAATTATTTTCCTATTCTTCACCATGCCTTTCTCCAATCTGGAACCTAAGACGAAGGTTACCCTTGCAAAAAAAAATAGAAACATTCTCGGATCTTTCCTTAAGCCCTCCTATCCAAAAGGCTGTGAAAGAATCAGGTTATACCCAACCAACTCCGATCCAAATTCAAACCATACCCCTACTTTTAGATGGACACGACCTCTTAGGTTGTGCACAAACCGGAACGGGAAAAACCGCCGCGTTTGCTTTGCCCATTTTACATCGATTGACATCGGAAAATAGAAAAACAGTCCCGAAACAACCTAGAACTTTGGTGTTAGTTCCTACGCGCGAGCTTGCGGTTCAGGTTCATGATAGTTTCAAAACTTACGGAAAATATCTTCCTATCAAAACAGCTGTTATATTCGGAGGAGTAGGCCAAAGCCCCCAGGTAAAATCCATTGCGGCGGGAGTCGACGTACTTGTCGCAACTCCGGGACGTTTGGTTGATTTGATCGATCAAAGATATATTTCCCTCGCGGGAATCGAAGTATTCGTGTTAGATGAAGCTGATAGAATGTTGGATATGGGATTTATTCATGCCATCCGCAAAATTTTGACTCTTCTTCCGAAAAAACGTCACAATTTGTTTTTTTCCGCAACCATGCCTTCGGATATTGAAAAATTAGCGGCATCCATGCTTGTAAATCCGGTTCGCGTGGAAGTAACTCCCGCTTCATCAACTGTAGAGCTTATCAAACAATCCGTGATGTATGTGGATCGGGATGCTAAAAAGGATTTATTACTTAAACTTTTTAAAGACAAAGCGTTGAAGCGTGTTATTGTTTTTACGAAAACAAAACATGGCGCGAATAAAGTTGCCGAATTGTTAAGCAAAAGCGGAGTCGCCGTCGATGTGATTCACGGAAATAAATCCCAAACAGCGCGCCAACGCGCATTGGAAGATTTCCGTACTGGGAAAAACCGTGCTTTGGTAGCGACTGATCTTGCCGCCAGAGGAATTGATATTGATGACATCACTCATGTGATCAATTATGAAATTCCTTATGTTCCCGAAACTTATGTACATCGAATCGGTAGAACCGCTCGTGCAGGTGCGCAAGGAATTGCGATTTCCATTTGCGAAGCCGATGAACGCTCGTTAATTAAAGATATAGAGAAAGTAATCGGAGTGAAAATTCCGGTAGATAAGGATCATGGTTTTCATTCTCAGAAAGTGGAAGACCATACGGGAAAAGCTCCTAAGGAACACGGATCCGGCCAGTTCAAACAACGTAGAGGCGGTGGTGGCGCTCCTCCTTCCCGAGGCGGTTCCTCCGCGAGTTATAAAAAACGTCCTCCTTCCAAAAAACAAGGCAGAAGCCGATAGTAGGAATTTGTAAAATATGAATCATATCTTTTCCGATAGAATCTCTGATGTCCCGAAATCATTTCTTCGGGAAATTTTAAAGACAACCGTCAATGAAGATGTGATTTCCTTTGCGGGAGGATTGCCCAACAGGGATCTGTTTCCGATCGAAGAAATTAAAAAAGCTTCCGTCAAAGTTTTGGATGAGTTTGGCGGAGATGCTTTGCAATACAGCACCTCGGAAGGTTATCTGGAACTTCGTAAATGGATTAGCAACCGTTATGCATCAAAAATGGGACTTTCCGTAAATCCGGACAATATTCTCATCACAACAGGCTCCCAACAAGGTTTGGATCTGATCGGCAAAACGTTGATCAACGAATCCGAGCATGTTGCCATCGAAGAGCCCGGTTATTTGGGCGCCATTCAGGCTTTTTCCCTCTATCGTCCCCGGTTTTTAGCGATTCCTTTGCATTTTGACGGATTGGATCTGGAAACTCTCAGGTCGACATTTCAAAGTTATACGGTCAAATTGATCTATGGAGTTCCTAATTTTCAAAACCCTTCCGGACTTTCTCATTCCGATGAAAACCGCGACGAAGTGGCAAAGATCGTCTCAAATTCAAAAACCATTCTGGTAGAAGACGATCCTTACGGAGAATTGCAATTTCAGGGAGAAAAACGACGTAGTTATTTTTCCAGAATCCCCGACCAAACGATACTTCTGGGATCATTTTCCAAAATATTCGCTCCTTCTCTCAGGATCGGATGGATGGTGGCACCGGATCGTTTGATGGAAAAACTGATCATCGCAAAACAAGCATCTGACTTGCACACGAATTATTTCGGGCAAAGGATTTTGTTTCAGTATTTATTGGATAACGACTTGGATCTTCATATAACAAAAATTAGAGAAAAATATTTGAAGCAGAAAGACGCCATGGTCTCCGCGATAGAAAAGTATTTCCCGAAAGAAATTAAATATTCGAATCCAGACGGAGGAATGTTTTTATGGGCGATTTTGCCCGAACAAATATCCTCACGGGCGGTATTTGATTTGGCAATCAAGGAAAAGGTAGCATTTGTTCCGGGAGATCCTTTTTACATTAACAGAACCAATGCGAATACCATGCGACTTAATTTTTCATGCGTGGATGAAGAAACGATTGAAACGGGAATCGAGAGGCTTGGCAAAATCATTTCCGATTT
The nucleotide sequence above comes from Leptospira kobayashii. Encoded proteins:
- a CDS encoding DUF3995 domain-containing protein, whose amino-acid sequence is MIAILVLVNSLIFFAISGIHIYWALGGKWGSHSAIPANFKGEKLFLPGVFATVIVAAGLFLFALVTLGNLGIFDEYISRDYIHYADLGITAIFYLRAIGEFRYVGLFRKVKDTDFAKQDKKFFTPLCIFIGTVSLLIALLNR
- a CDS encoding DEAD/DEAH box helicase; its protein translation is MQKKIETFSDLSLSPPIQKAVKESGYTQPTPIQIQTIPLLLDGHDLLGCAQTGTGKTAAFALPILHRLTSENRKTVPKQPRTLVLVPTRELAVQVHDSFKTYGKYLPIKTAVIFGGVGQSPQVKSIAAGVDVLVATPGRLVDLIDQRYISLAGIEVFVLDEADRMLDMGFIHAIRKILTLLPKKRHNLFFSATMPSDIEKLAASMLVNPVRVEVTPASSTVELIKQSVMYVDRDAKKDLLLKLFKDKALKRVIVFTKTKHGANKVAELLSKSGVAVDVIHGNKSQTARQRALEDFRTGKNRALVATDLAARGIDIDDITHVINYEIPYVPETYVHRIGRTARAGAQGIAISICEADERSLIKDIEKVIGVKIPVDKDHGFHSQKVEDHTGKAPKEHGSGQFKQRRGGGGAPPSRGGSSASYKKRPPSKKQGRSR
- a CDS encoding PLP-dependent aminotransferase family protein yields the protein MNHIFSDRISDVPKSFLREILKTTVNEDVISFAGGLPNRDLFPIEEIKKASVKVLDEFGGDALQYSTSEGYLELRKWISNRYASKMGLSVNPDNILITTGSQQGLDLIGKTLINESEHVAIEEPGYLGAIQAFSLYRPRFLAIPLHFDGLDLETLRSTFQSYTVKLIYGVPNFQNPSGLSHSDENRDEVAKIVSNSKTILVEDDPYGELQFQGEKRRSYFSRIPDQTILLGSFSKIFAPSLRIGWMVAPDRLMEKLIIAKQASDLHTNYFGQRILFQYLLDNDLDLHITKIREKYLKQKDAMVSAIEKYFPKEIKYSNPDGGMFLWAILPEQISSRAVFDLAIKEKVAFVPGDPFYINRTNANTMRLNFSCVDEETIETGIERLGKIISDFIR